One stretch of Acidobacteriota bacterium DNA includes these proteins:
- a CDS encoding amidohydrolase family protein, translated as MLKRRLLLIAFALVALLGSVVVLFFVGVVWPLRTLEPIRTSTPLAIVDVTVIDVPSGTTRPSQTVVIDRGRIVETGGRDDVVVPSDVTVIDGAGLYLLPALWDMHTHVYAVSPMLDLPLYIAYGVTSVRDMQGCPQPDDPFIACASDKRRWSSEAIAGERVGPRIVSTASWMANGPGMVDRLGDVPLYFDTATPKQARQFVRHHAGSVDAIKVYDRLPRDAYLALVAEAKKLDLEVVGHRPHAVSAVEAAAHQKSLEHARFLLHESFPGSEELRSRAGTSGWREDRRRMLDEHDPVMAAAIFEAMREHGTWYVPTHLTRWSDAWADHPSVRRDPLLRYLHPLMKRQWLEDVDEVLARDPSPEARETYREFHRKGLELTGAAHRAGVRILAGTDYIVAGADLHRELEQLVAAGLTPRDALYAATVAPAEYFGAEMNYGAVAPGKVADLLLLDANPLEDIRNTQRIAAVVFQGNLYDREALQTISDHVERQAQSWTVGCKMIWRFVRNPGGY; from the coding sequence ATGCTCAAACGCCGTTTGCTGCTCATCGCTTTCGCTCTGGTCGCGCTCCTGGGATCGGTGGTCGTGCTCTTTTTCGTGGGAGTTGTCTGGCCGCTCCGGACTCTGGAGCCGATCCGCACGAGCACCCCGCTGGCGATTGTCGATGTCACGGTGATCGATGTCCCGTCCGGCACGACCAGGCCTTCGCAGACCGTTGTGATCGACCGCGGCCGCATCGTCGAGACGGGCGGCCGCGATGACGTCGTTGTTCCTTCTGATGTAACGGTCATCGACGGAGCCGGCCTCTATCTCCTGCCCGCGCTATGGGACATGCATACCCACGTCTATGCGGTGAGCCCGATGCTTGACCTTCCACTGTACATCGCCTACGGCGTGACCAGCGTGCGCGACATGCAAGGGTGTCCCCAGCCGGATGATCCGTTCATAGCCTGCGCCTCCGACAAGCGCCGCTGGAGCAGTGAAGCGATTGCCGGTGAGCGCGTCGGGCCTCGCATCGTCTCCACGGCCAGCTGGATGGCCAATGGCCCCGGAATGGTCGACCGGCTCGGAGATGTCCCGCTGTACTTCGATACCGCGACCCCGAAGCAGGCGCGGCAATTCGTTCGCCACCATGCGGGGAGCGTCGACGCCATCAAGGTCTACGACCGGCTCCCACGCGACGCCTACCTCGCTCTGGTCGCCGAGGCGAAGAAGCTCGATCTCGAAGTGGTCGGGCATCGGCCGCACGCGGTCAGCGCGGTTGAGGCCGCGGCGCATCAGAAGAGCCTCGAGCACGCGCGTTTTCTCCTGCACGAGTCCTTTCCCGGAAGCGAAGAGCTCCGCTCCCGCGCCGGAACCTCCGGGTGGCGCGAGGATCGCCGCCGAATGCTCGACGAGCACGACCCCGTGATGGCGGCAGCGATATTCGAGGCGATGCGCGAGCATGGAACCTGGTATGTCCCGACTCATCTGACGCGATGGTCGGACGCCTGGGCCGATCATCCTTCCGTCCGTCGGGACCCGCTCCTCCGTTATCTCCATCCCCTGATGAAGCGTCAATGGCTGGAGGACGTCGACGAAGTTCTGGCCCGGGATCCGTCACCCGAGGCGAGAGAAACGTACCGTGAATTTCACCGAAAGGGGCTCGAGCTGACCGGCGCGGCTCACCGCGCGGGGGTCCGCATTCTGGCAGGGACCGACTACATCGTTGCCGGCGCGGATCTTCATCGCGAGCTCGAGCAGCTCGTCGCCGCCGGGCTCACTCCGCGGGACGCACTCTACGCGGCCACCGTTGCCCCGGCCGAATACTTCGGTGCCGAAATGAACTACGGGGCGGTCGCCCCGGGAAAGGTGGCCGATCTCCTCCTGCTGGACGCCAACCCGCTCGAGGACATCCGCAATACCCAACGCATTGCGGCGGTGGTGTTCCAGGGCAACCTGTACGATCGCGAAGCGCTGCAGACGATCTCGGATCACGTCGAGCGCCAGGCGCAGAGCTGGACGGTCGGATGCAAGATGATCTGGCGGTTCGTCCGCAATCCCGGTGGATATTGA
- a CDS encoding acyltransferase yields the protein MSRIVKCGLIQAKVAGSVDDPIETIREANIEKHLELIDEAGKQGVQILCMQEIFTGPYFCAEQNPRWYEAVEKIPDGPTVKLMQEYAKKHQMVIVVPIYEEEGTGIYYNTAAVIDADGTYLGKYRKNHIPHCAPGFWEKFYFRPGNLGYPVFDTRYAKVGVYICYDRHFPEGARELGLNGAEIVFNPSATVAGLSEYLWKLEQPAHAVANAYFIGAINRVGIEAPWNIGEFYGQSYFCDPRGQFLAEGSRDKDELVVADLDFDKIREVRNVWQFYRDRRPETYKSLGEL from the coding sequence ATGAGCAGAATCGTGAAATGTGGACTGATTCAGGCGAAGGTCGCCGGAAGCGTCGATGACCCGATCGAGACGATCCGGGAAGCGAATATCGAAAAGCACCTCGAGCTCATCGACGAGGCCGGGAAACAAGGCGTCCAGATCCTCTGTATGCAGGAGATCTTCACCGGACCATATTTCTGCGCCGAGCAGAACCCGCGGTGGTACGAGGCGGTCGAGAAAATCCCGGACGGTCCCACCGTGAAGCTGATGCAGGAGTACGCGAAGAAGCATCAGATGGTCATCGTCGTCCCGATCTACGAGGAAGAAGGGACCGGCATTTATTACAACACGGCGGCAGTGATCGATGCGGATGGAACGTATCTGGGGAAGTACCGGAAAAACCACATCCCGCATTGCGCGCCCGGCTTCTGGGAGAAGTTCTACTTCCGTCCCGGGAACCTCGGGTACCCGGTCTTCGATACGCGGTACGCGAAAGTCGGCGTGTACATCTGTTACGACCGACACTTTCCGGAGGGGGCGCGGGAGCTCGGGCTCAATGGAGCGGAGATCGTGTTCAACCCCTCGGCTACGGTGGCCGGACTCTCCGAGTATCTCTGGAAGCTCGAGCAGCCGGCGCACGCGGTTGCGAATGCGTATTTCATCGGTGCGATCAACCGGGTCGGGATCGAGGCTCCCTGGAACATCGGCGAGTTCTATGGCCAGAGCTACTTCTGCGATCCGCGCGGCCAGTTCCTCGCGGAGGGATCACGCGACAAGGACGAGCTCGTGGTTGCTGACCTGGACTTCGACAAGATTCGCGAGGTGCGGAACGTGTGGCAGTTCTACCGTGACCGCAGGCCGGAGACTTACAAGTCACTCGGTGAGTTATAA
- a CDS encoding NCS1 family nucleobase:cation symporter-1, producing the protein MSIAGTVDDLPVGEQLQFLDESEDLTGSPLWNPDLAPTPPSRRTWSTYNIAALWIGMSVVITTYTLASGLIGAGMAWWQAMVTILLGNTIVLIPMVLNAHAGTKYGISFPVLCRASFGVRGANIPAILRAIVACGWFGIQTWIGGLALDALMGAAWSGWATLPGSKAIAFFVFWAIQVAIIVRGIEAIRHLESFAAPLLLVGGIALLVWAIVNGGGLGHVLSESQRLQRGGAPFWTLFPAALTASVGYWATLSLNIPDFTRYAKSQRSQMLGQALGLPTTMTAFAFIGVAVTSATLVIFGEAIWDPVVLISRIGGPGLIITAAFVILLAQISTNMAANVVSPSNDFSNLNPKKISYVMGGLITAVIGVLMMPWKLYADAAAYIFTWLIGYSGMMGAIGGILIADYWLLRRRNLGLRDLFDPRGRYSYGNGINGRAVIALVIAIAPVVPGFLRAATTAGGQVADPNLFDALYTYAWFVTFSISFILYAVLMKGRTGETPSTPTLSEEA; encoded by the coding sequence ATGTCGATCGCCGGAACCGTTGACGACCTTCCCGTCGGAGAACAACTGCAGTTTCTCGACGAGAGCGAGGACCTCACCGGCAGTCCGCTCTGGAACCCCGATCTCGCGCCGACCCCGCCGTCGCGGCGAACCTGGTCGACCTACAACATCGCGGCGCTCTGGATCGGCATGAGCGTCGTGATCACGACCTACACGCTCGCATCGGGGCTCATCGGAGCGGGGATGGCCTGGTGGCAGGCGATGGTGACGATCCTGCTCGGAAACACGATCGTGCTGATCCCGATGGTGCTCAATGCGCACGCCGGAACCAAGTACGGCATCTCGTTTCCGGTGCTCTGCCGCGCAAGTTTCGGCGTCAGGGGAGCGAACATTCCGGCGATTCTGCGCGCGATCGTCGCCTGCGGGTGGTTCGGGATCCAGACCTGGATCGGCGGACTCGCGCTCGACGCGCTGATGGGAGCGGCGTGGAGCGGATGGGCGACGCTTCCCGGATCGAAAGCGATCGCGTTTTTTGTTTTCTGGGCCATTCAGGTTGCGATCATCGTCCGCGGAATCGAGGCGATCAGGCATCTCGAGAGCTTTGCCGCTCCACTGCTTCTCGTCGGAGGCATCGCTCTGCTGGTCTGGGCGATCGTGAATGGCGGCGGTCTGGGACACGTGCTGAGCGAGTCGCAGCGGCTGCAGAGGGGTGGGGCACCGTTCTGGACGCTTTTCCCGGCGGCACTGACCGCGAGCGTGGGCTACTGGGCCACCCTCAGCCTGAACATTCCCGACTTCACGCGCTATGCGAAGAGCCAGCGCTCGCAGATGCTGGGACAGGCGCTCGGGCTGCCAACGACGATGACCGCGTTCGCGTTCATCGGTGTGGCGGTCACGAGTGCGACGCTCGTGATCTTTGGCGAAGCCATCTGGGATCCCGTGGTTCTGATCTCGAGGATCGGCGGGCCGGGACTGATCATCACCGCGGCCTTCGTCATTCTGCTCGCACAGATCTCGACGAACATGGCCGCGAACGTCGTGTCGCCGTCGAACGATTTCTCGAATCTCAATCCGAAGAAGATCAGCTACGTCATGGGCGGGCTGATCACCGCAGTGATCGGCGTTCTGATGATGCCGTGGAAACTCTATGCCGACGCGGCGGCGTACATCTTCACCTGGCTGATCGGCTATTCCGGGATGATGGGAGCGATCGGTGGAATCCTCATCGCCGACTACTGGCTTTTGCGCCGGCGGAACCTCGGGTTGCGCGACCTGTTCGATCCGCGGGGCCGGTACTCCTACGGGAACGGGATCAACGGGCGCGCCGTGATCGCGCTGGTGATTGCGATCGCACCGGTCGTTCCCGGTTTCCTGCGGGCGGCAACGACTGCGGGAGGGCAGGTTGCCGACCCGAATCTCTTCGATGCACTCTACACCTACGCATGGTTCGTGACTTTTTCGATCAGCTTCATACTCTATGCTGTGCTGATGAAAGGCCGGACCGGCGAGACTCCCTCGACCCCTACTCTCTCTGAGGAGGCATGA
- the hydA gene encoding dihydropyrimidinase, whose product MKTLIRNGRVITAVDDYLADVLIDGETVEMIGRSIDVEADKLIDASGCYVIPGGIDPHTHMDLPFGGTSSSDDFRTGTIAAAHGGTTTIIDFAVQYHGQGLSEAIDVWFEKAEGKASIDYGFHLICTDLPDKRLGEMKSMIDQGVTSFKLFMAYPGVFLVDDATIFKAMTTAGDAGGLICMHAENGVIIDVMVQRALAEGRTAPKYHALTRPTKAEAEGTGRAIAIAEMAGSPVYIVHLSCHDALQKVVEARDAGIPAYAETCPQYLFLDDSLYEKEGFEGAKWVMTPPLRGRENQKELWRGLQYNDLQVISTDHCPFCMKEQKDLGRGDFSKIPNGGPGVEHRLSLVYNGGVLGGRISLNRFVEIVSTAPAKIFGLFPKKGTIAVGSDADIVIFDPDEEMTISAETHHMNVDYSAYEGMKVRGVSRTVLSRGRVVVENGKFVGREGDGTFLKRGLFNSPR is encoded by the coding sequence ATGAAGACGCTGATTCGAAACGGGCGGGTGATCACTGCCGTCGACGACTACCTCGCCGACGTGCTGATCGATGGTGAGACGGTCGAGATGATCGGCAGATCGATCGATGTGGAAGCGGACAAGCTGATCGACGCGAGTGGCTGCTACGTCATCCCCGGCGGCATCGATCCGCACACGCACATGGATCTCCCGTTCGGCGGGACCTCGTCGTCGGATGACTTCCGCACAGGGACGATCGCCGCGGCGCACGGTGGAACGACGACGATCATCGACTTCGCGGTTCAGTACCACGGACAGGGCCTGAGCGAGGCGATCGACGTATGGTTCGAAAAGGCCGAGGGGAAAGCATCGATCGACTACGGATTCCATCTGATCTGCACCGATCTACCGGACAAGCGGCTCGGTGAGATGAAATCGATGATCGATCAGGGGGTGACGAGCTTCAAGCTCTTCATGGCCTACCCCGGTGTCTTCCTGGTCGACGACGCGACGATCTTCAAGGCGATGACCACGGCGGGAGACGCGGGCGGATTGATCTGCATGCACGCGGAGAACGGCGTGATCATCGACGTCATGGTGCAACGCGCGCTGGCGGAAGGGAGGACGGCACCGAAGTACCACGCGCTGACCCGGCCGACCAAGGCGGAGGCGGAAGGGACTGGCCGGGCGATCGCGATCGCCGAAATGGCGGGATCGCCAGTCTACATCGTCCATCTCAGCTGCCATGACGCCTTGCAGAAGGTCGTAGAGGCGCGCGACGCCGGAATCCCAGCGTACGCCGAGACGTGCCCGCAGTATCTGTTCCTCGATGATTCGCTGTACGAGAAAGAAGGATTCGAGGGAGCGAAATGGGTCATGACTCCGCCTCTCCGCGGCAGGGAGAATCAGAAGGAGTTATGGCGGGGCTTGCAGTACAACGATCTGCAGGTGATCTCGACCGACCATTGTCCTTTCTGCATGAAGGAGCAGAAGGACCTCGGCCGGGGTGACTTCTCGAAGATCCCGAACGGGGGACCGGGTGTCGAGCACCGGCTCAGCCTCGTCTACAACGGTGGTGTCCTGGGGGGACGGATCAGTCTCAACAGATTCGTCGAGATCGTCTCCACCGCGCCGGCGAAGATTTTCGGGCTGTTTCCGAAGAAGGGAACGATCGCCGTTGGGTCGGACGCGGACATCGTGATCTTCGACCCCGATGAGGAGATGACCATCAGCGCCGAGACGCATCACATGAACGTCGACTACTCGGCCTACGAGGGAATGAAGGTGCGGGGCGTGAGCAGGACCGTGCTCTCGCGCGGTCGTGTGGTCGTCGAGAATGGGAAATTCGTCGGCAGGGAGGGAGACGGCACGTTTCTGAAACGAGGGTTGTTCAACTCGCCGCGCTGA
- a CDS encoding aspartate aminotransferase family protein, with product MAEPGTAAAGRETASPSRSSETLRKHREHIWRCATTYYEEPLVLDRGEGMHVWDEDGNRYLDCFGGVLTVSVGHANPVVTEAIIDQARKIAHTSTLYVNRPQADLAEKIAEITPGRLEKSFFTNSGTEADETAIVLARLYTGRQEIIALRHSYSGRSMLAMSAAGHASWRHGGTHVAGIKHLAAPYCYRCPFGLSYPSCDIRCAKDAEELIQTTTDGQIAAFIAEPILGVGGFITPPKEYFSEVTSIIRRYGGIFIADEVQTGWGRTGDKWFGIEHWDVEPDVITSAKGMANGAPIGLTVATGEIADAYPSLTFSTFGGNPVSSAAALATIRVIEENELPRNAAVVGGYLRQRLEELKEKYPVIGDVRGMGLMQAIECVKDRTTKEPAPEAVLKVFEETRRGGVLIGKGGLYGNVIRLGPPLIATRADIDELVDALDGAFSSLV from the coding sequence ATGGCTGAGCCGGGAACCGCCGCGGCTGGACGCGAGACGGCCTCGCCGTCACGCTCGTCAGAGACGCTTCGCAAGCATCGGGAGCATATCTGGCGCTGTGCGACGACCTATTACGAAGAGCCGCTCGTTCTCGATCGAGGCGAGGGAATGCACGTCTGGGACGAGGACGGCAATCGTTATCTCGATTGTTTCGGGGGCGTGCTGACGGTCTCGGTGGGACACGCGAATCCCGTCGTGACCGAAGCGATCATCGATCAGGCCCGGAAGATCGCACACACCTCCACCCTCTACGTGAACCGGCCGCAGGCGGATCTCGCAGAGAAGATCGCGGAGATTACGCCGGGCCGCCTCGAAAAGAGCTTCTTCACCAACAGCGGAACCGAGGCGGACGAGACCGCGATCGTGCTCGCCCGGCTCTACACCGGCCGCCAGGAGATCATCGCACTCCGCCACTCCTACAGCGGCCGATCGATGCTCGCGATGAGCGCGGCGGGTCATGCGAGCTGGCGGCACGGCGGCACGCACGTGGCGGGAATCAAGCATCTCGCGGCGCCGTACTGCTACCGTTGCCCGTTTGGCCTGAGCTACCCCTCATGCGACATCCGCTGTGCCAAAGACGCGGAAGAGCTGATCCAGACCACGACCGACGGCCAGATCGCCGCCTTCATTGCCGAGCCGATTCTCGGTGTCGGCGGCTTCATCACCCCGCCGAAGGAGTACTTTTCCGAGGTCACCTCGATCATCAGACGATACGGCGGCATCTTCATCGCCGACGAGGTCCAGACCGGATGGGGGCGCACGGGTGACAAGTGGTTCGGCATCGAGCACTGGGACGTCGAGCCCGACGTGATCACCTCCGCGAAGGGGATGGCGAACGGAGCACCCATCGGGCTGACGGTGGCAACCGGGGAGATTGCCGACGCCTACCCGTCGCTGACGTTCTCGACTTTCGGCGGAAATCCGGTGAGCTCGGCGGCGGCCCTGGCGACGATCCGTGTCATTGAGGAGAACGAGCTTCCGCGAAACGCCGCGGTCGTCGGTGGGTACCTCCGCCAGCGACTCGAGGAATTGAAGGAGAAGTACCCCGTGATCGGTGACGTCCGCGGGATGGGATTGATGCAGGCGATCGAATGTGTGAAGGATCGAACGACGAAGGAGCCCGCTCCGGAAGCGGTGCTGAAGGTATTCGAAGAGACGCGGCGGGGCGGTGTGCTGATCGGAAAAGGCGGGCTCTACGGAAACGTCATCCGGCTCGGACCGCCGTTGATTGCGACGCGGGCTGACATCGATGAGCTCGTCGACGCGCTGGATGGCGCATTCTCGTCGTTGGTGTGA
- a CDS encoding NAD-dependent dihydropyrimidine dehydrogenase subunit PreA (NADH-dependent; catalyzes the conversion of pyrimidines to 5,6-dihydro compounds in pyrimidine degradation) has product MAADLSVTFTGLRFRNPFLLSSAPPTESENNIMRAFEAGWGGVVTKTIGMHPVVNVAGPKTKFLRADAASPGLSMKKRPGSVLHSSWNWELISDKPLEWWIGRLSNIKKSYPDHMLIASIMAGSENDRELEHWQTLTRAVQDEGVDGIELNFSCPHMDRDDMGSNVGRNARLCELVNKVVKEVATVPVWCKLTPTTTDITIEAEAAFKGGADAIASTNTFTSLPLVDPETLEFEMNVDGLVSTGGLGGPAILPLSLAKMAQMTKRFPEAEFSGIGGVSNFDHALNYFLLGCGTVQVCTAAMLDHAIGPNVIRTLTGGMEAFIERNSDRGWSRLDDFRGLLRDRIVTHSKIRRPDGRDYHGGYDEEGYAPSEETAEAVIKG; this is encoded by the coding sequence ATGGCAGCAGATCTTTCAGTAACTTTCACCGGGCTTCGATTCAGAAATCCGTTCCTTCTGTCATCGGCGCCTCCAACCGAGTCGGAGAACAACATCATGCGCGCCTTCGAAGCGGGCTGGGGGGGAGTGGTCACCAAGACCATCGGAATGCATCCCGTGGTCAATGTCGCCGGTCCGAAGACGAAGTTTCTCCGCGCCGATGCAGCCAGTCCGGGGCTGTCGATGAAGAAGCGGCCCGGATCCGTACTTCACTCCTCCTGGAATTGGGAATTGATCTCGGACAAGCCGCTCGAATGGTGGATCGGCCGGCTGAGCAACATCAAGAAGAGCTATCCGGATCACATGCTCATCGCCTCGATCATGGCAGGGTCGGAGAATGATCGTGAGCTCGAGCACTGGCAGACCCTGACCAGAGCAGTACAGGACGAAGGAGTCGACGGAATCGAGCTGAACTTCTCCTGTCCGCACATGGACCGCGACGACATGGGCTCCAACGTGGGACGGAACGCACGACTGTGCGAGCTGGTGAACAAGGTCGTGAAGGAGGTCGCGACGGTTCCGGTGTGGTGCAAACTGACACCCACGACGACCGACATCACGATCGAAGCGGAGGCAGCCTTCAAGGGCGGTGCGGATGCCATCGCATCGACCAACACGTTCACTTCGCTCCCTCTGGTCGACCCGGAGACGCTGGAATTCGAAATGAATGTGGATGGCCTGGTCTCGACGGGTGGTCTCGGGGGACCGGCGATCCTCCCGCTGTCGCTGGCGAAGATGGCGCAGATGACGAAGCGATTTCCGGAGGCGGAGTTTTCCGGCATCGGCGGAGTCTCGAATTTCGACCACGCACTGAACTACTTTCTGCTCGGATGCGGAACGGTCCAGGTCTGCACCGCGGCGATGCTCGATCACGCGATCGGGCCGAACGTGATCCGCACGTTGACCGGCGGGATGGAGGCGTTCATCGAGCGCAACAGCGATCGCGGCTGGAGCAGGCTGGATGACTTCCGCGGTCTGCTCCGCGACCGGATCGTGACGCATTCGAAGATTCGCAGACCCGATGGCCGCGACTATCACGGCGGCTACGACGAGGAAGGGTATGCACCGAGCGAGGAGACCGCCGAAGCGGTGATCAAGGGGTGA
- a CDS encoding CoA-acylating methylmalonate-semialdehyde dehydrogenase, with protein MSVAAESKVSPKYPDVENYVGGEFERVDRDHLEVTNPTSGRVISRVPRSSAADLARAVDAAEAAFPGWSTTPIKERAAIFYRYKALLEANLEELAALIHEENGKVPDEARAEVLKSAELCEFACSLPQLVPGEVLEVSRGVECRTERFPLGVVASITPFNFPNMVPNWSIPNALVLGNTMVLKPSELVPLSARRIAELLAEAGLPKGVLNVVHGDREIVEAICDHPGIRAISFVGSTRVAKIVYQRGTSNLKRVLALGGAKNHLLVMPDADVEMTASNVIASMSGCAGQRCMAASVMVAVGETDAVIERMKAVVTGVVPGETMGPVISREAKERIERYITEAEAAGAKVLVDGRGYSPVGREDGFWVGPTILDHVTPEMAIAQEEVFGPVLAIIRSSDLDEALSIENRSTYGNAAAVYTESGGTARTVMERASAGMIGINVGVPVPREPFPFGGWNESKFGVGDITGKGSIELWTQTKKFTTKWNREAGVNWMS; from the coding sequence ATGAGTGTCGCAGCCGAATCGAAAGTGTCGCCGAAGTACCCGGACGTCGAGAACTACGTCGGCGGGGAGTTCGAGCGCGTCGACCGTGATCATCTCGAGGTGACGAATCCGACCTCCGGAAGGGTGATCTCTCGCGTGCCGCGGTCGAGCGCCGCGGACCTGGCTCGAGCGGTCGACGCGGCGGAGGCAGCCTTCCCGGGGTGGTCCACAACGCCGATCAAGGAGCGCGCCGCGATCTTCTATCGCTACAAAGCTCTGCTCGAGGCGAATCTCGAAGAGCTGGCTGCGCTCATCCACGAGGAGAACGGGAAAGTGCCGGACGAGGCGCGGGCGGAGGTTCTGAAGTCGGCCGAGCTTTGCGAGTTCGCCTGTTCGCTTCCGCAACTGGTGCCGGGCGAGGTTCTCGAGGTGAGCCGGGGCGTGGAGTGCCGTACCGAACGGTTTCCGCTCGGCGTCGTCGCGTCGATCACTCCGTTCAACTTCCCGAACATGGTTCCGAACTGGTCGATCCCGAACGCGCTCGTTCTCGGCAACACGATGGTGCTGAAGCCGTCGGAGCTCGTTCCGCTGAGCGCGCGCCGGATCGCTGAGCTTCTCGCGGAGGCGGGTTTGCCGAAAGGCGTGTTGAACGTCGTCCACGGGGATCGAGAGATCGTCGAGGCAATCTGCGACCATCCCGGGATCCGCGCGATCAGTTTCGTCGGCTCGACGCGCGTCGCGAAGATCGTCTACCAGCGGGGCACTTCGAATCTGAAGCGCGTGCTGGCGCTGGGTGGAGCGAAGAATCATCTTCTTGTCATGCCGGACGCGGATGTGGAGATGACCGCGTCGAACGTCATCGCCTCGATGTCCGGGTGTGCCGGGCAGCGTTGCATGGCAGCCTCGGTGATGGTCGCGGTGGGCGAAACGGATGCGGTGATCGAACGGATGAAGGCGGTCGTCACCGGCGTGGTGCCGGGTGAGACGATGGGCCCGGTGATCTCGCGCGAAGCGAAGGAGCGGATCGAGCGTTACATCACCGAAGCGGAGGCGGCGGGAGCGAAAGTACTGGTCGACGGTCGCGGCTACAGCCCCGTGGGCCGCGAGGACGGTTTCTGGGTCGGTCCTACGATTCTCGATCACGTGACCCCGGAAATGGCGATCGCACAGGAGGAGGTCTTCGGGCCGGTTCTGGCGATCATCCGGAGCTCCGACCTCGACGAGGCGCTGTCGATCGAGAACCGCTCGACCTATGGCAACGCGGCGGCCGTCTACACCGAGAGCGGCGGGACCGCGCGGACAGTGATGGAGCGTGCGAGCGCCGGCATGATCGGCATCAACGTCGGCGTACCGGTTCCGCGCGAGCCGTTTCCGTTCGGCGGGTGGAACGAATCGAAATTCGGCGTCGGCGACATCACCGGGAAAGGATCGATCGAGCTCTGGACGCAGACGAAGAAGTTCACGACCAAGTGGAACCGGGAAGCGGGCGTGAACTGGATGTCGTAA